The genomic interval TTTTTTCCATATGAGAAACAATTGCTTGTCCCTTCTCGAATTCACCAACAACTTCGGCAATATCCAAAACTCTTTGTTTGGTCTCTTCTAACGTAGACGGTGTTCTAGATATATAAACGGGTATTCCCATCCCACGTAATGTTTCGGCAACATCGGCTGAAATAGCATCTGACATAAGTACAAGATCTGGTTGTAAAGCAATAATTGCCTCAACATTTCCTTTATCCGTTAATTTTTTCTCCACTTTTCGCGCTTTATCCGCAATAGAAGAAATCCCCTCATCTTCTGCCAGATAAGATAATGCAGCAATTCGTTCAGGCTGAACTAAATCGACTAAAATTTCATCTGTACCTAAATTAAGAGATACAATGCGCTGCGGTTTTTCCGGAGCCTGTATAACATTACCTAAAGTATCCGTGATTTCGTGTAATTGTACCCTCGAATGTATTGTCTCGAAACTTTTACAGCTACTAAAAATCATCATCATAAAAACAAGACCTAAAATTAAACTATTCCTATGCATCTAAACTCCATATTTTCCTCATCCAAATTATTTTTAATACAAAAAGCTAAAAGTGATTGCCCGAAGGCAATCACTCCAGACTGTCAGCAAAATTAAACATTTACGTTAATAAATTAGAAAACAACTACATCGTCCTACCCTAAAACTAGTACGAAAACAGGCGTCTGACTCGCTGCCTATGAATCTTTGTACGATCTCACGTATTTACTTTTGGGCGTTATCAAAGGCAGCTATAAGTTTTTGCATCGCAATTGTAGCGGACATTTTGCCCTCCGACACGGCAGTTTCAATCGCGTTTCTATTTTTCTTTACCTTTTCGTTTTGATAAAACATCGTATGCAAGTGTTCCTCAACCATAGAATATACCCAATCCAGCGTTTGCGCTTTTCTTCTGGATTCAAATATCCCACTTTTCCCAACCACATCTTTAAATCGCTGCATCACTTGCCAAATCTCCGCAATGCCTAAACCAGTTAAGGCAGAACAAGTATGTGCCTTCGTCTGCCAGCCATCCGTCGCCGGTCTTAAATAACGAAGAATACGTTCATAATCCACTTTAACCATTTCAGCTTTTTGCTTATTATCACCATCTGCTTTATTAATTAATATCGCATCGGCAATTTCCATAACGCCTTTTTTCATCCCTTGCAGTTCATCACCTGCACCAGTCAACACAACCAATAGAAAAAAGTCTACCATAGATCTCACTGTGATTTCACTCTGACCAACGCCGACTGTTTCTACTAAAATCACATCATAGCCCGCTGCTTCACAAAGCAGTAAAGTTTCCCT from Massilibacillus massiliensis carries:
- a CDS encoding ABC transporter substrate-binding protein → MHRNSLILGLVFMMMIFSSCKSFETIHSRVQLHEITDTLGNVIQAPEKPQRIVSLNLGTDEILVDLVQPERIAALSYLAEDEGISSIADKARKVEKKLTDKGNVEAIIALQPDLVLMSDAISADVAETLRGMGIPVYISRTPSTLEETKQRVLDIAEVVGEFEKGQAIVSHMEKILTEVNVRLSQITAEKKKTIIAFSFSGAFGRRASLFNDICVKAKVINGAGEAGLEKGEILAKEQVVRINPDIFLLPTWNTKKQSANSYREEIRLDPAYKEVKAVQYNRLLYISDRYRYCVSQYAAESVREFAKTVYPECFS
- the meaB gene encoding methylmalonyl Co-A mutase-associated GTPase MeaB → MSDQNYKPDWTPEDAGAEFACRVMQGVDGGHDGMARFATTKVRQAATVVKRNKLTVDEYVEGILKSDRMVLSRAITLIESNSLMHMNLAQDVLQSVLPHTGKSIRIGITGVPGAGKSTFIEALGCTLCQHGHKVAVLAVDPSSSITKGSILGDKTRMEKLSREKNAFIRPSPSSGTLGGVTRKSRETLLLCEAAGYDVILVETVGVGQSEITVRSMVDFFLLVVLTGAGDELQGMKKGVMEIADAILINKADGDNKQKAEMVKVDYERILRYLRPATDGWQTKAHTCSALTGLGIAEIWQVMQRFKDVVGKSGIFESRRKAQTLDWVYSMVEEHLHTMFYQNEKVKKNRNAIETAVSEGKMSATIAMQKLIAAFDNAQK